One window from the genome of Paraclostridium sordellii encodes:
- the der gene encoding ribosome biogenesis GTPase Der, protein MSDNRPVVAVVGRPNVGKSTLFNKLAGKRISIVEDTPGVTRDRIFTEVEWLNKYFTLIDTGGIEPNSDDIILSQMRNQAMLAMDMAHVILFVVDGKAGLTAADKEVAQMLRKTKTPVVLVVNKIDSQSQFDNVYDFYELGLGVPFAISSANSMGLGDLLDEVVANFPEGLDTEYDEDIIRVAITGKPNAGKSSILNNMLGEDRVIVSPIAGTTRDAIDTYLEKGDHKFLLIDTAGLRRKSKIYENVEKYSVIRAMSAVDRADVVLIVIDAEQGVTEQDTKVAGIAHDEGKACLFVINKWDLIEKNDKTMSLYTKDIREKFPFMAYAPIVFVSAKTNQRMNKILESVVFLAEEHAKRVPTSTLNDVIGEAVLLNQPPSDKGKRLKIYYGSQTGTQPPKFTLFINDKSLTHFSYQRYLENKIRENFGFEGTPVRFEYREKRK, encoded by the coding sequence ATGAGCGATAATAGACCAGTAGTTGCAGTAGTAGGAAGACCAAATGTTGGGAAATCTACACTATTTAATAAATTAGCAGGAAAGAGAATATCAATAGTAGAAGATACTCCAGGAGTTACAAGAGATAGAATATTTACAGAGGTAGAATGGTTAAATAAATACTTTACACTTATTGATACAGGTGGGATAGAGCCAAATAGTGATGATATAATATTATCTCAAATGAGAAATCAAGCTATGTTAGCTATGGATATGGCTCATGTTATATTATTTGTAGTTGATGGTAAGGCAGGGCTTACAGCAGCAGATAAAGAAGTTGCTCAAATGCTTAGAAAAACTAAGACACCAGTTGTATTAGTTGTAAATAAAATTGATAGCCAAAGTCAATTTGATAATGTATATGATTTTTATGAGTTAGGACTTGGAGTTCCATTTGCAATATCTAGTGCAAATAGTATGGGACTTGGAGACTTACTTGATGAAGTTGTTGCAAACTTCCCAGAAGGATTAGACACAGAGTATGACGAAGATATAATAAGAGTAGCTATAACAGGTAAGCCTAATGCTGGTAAATCTTCTATACTAAACAATATGTTAGGAGAAGATAGAGTTATAGTAAGTCCTATAGCAGGAACTACTAGAGATGCAATAGATACTTACTTAGAAAAGGGAGACCATAAGTTCCTTTTAATAGATACTGCAGGACTTAGAAGAAAAAGCAAAATATATGAAAATGTAGAAAAATACAGTGTAATAAGAGCTATGAGTGCTGTAGATAGAGCTGATGTAGTGCTTATAGTAATAGATGCAGAACAAGGTGTTACAGAGCAGGATACTAAGGTTGCAGGTATAGCACATGATGAAGGTAAAGCTTGTTTATTTGTAATAAACAAGTGGGATTTAATAGAGAAAAATGATAAGACTATGAGTTTATACACTAAAGATATAAGAGAAAAATTCCCGTTTATGGCATATGCTCCGATAGTTTTCGTATCAGCTAAAACTAATCAAAGAATGAATAAAATATTAGAATCAGTAGTATTTTTAGCTGAAGAACATGCTAAGAGAGTTCCAACATCAACATTAAATGATGTAATTGGAGAAGCTGTACTTCTTAATCAACCGCCTTCAGATAAAGGTAAGAGATTAAAGATTTACTATGGTTCTCAGACAGGAACACAACCACCTAAGTTTACTTTATTTATAAATGATAAGAGTCTTACTCACTTCTCATACCAAAGATATCTTGAGAATAAAATAAGAGAAAACTTTGGGTTTGAAGGTACACCTGTTAGATTTGAATATAGAGAAAAGAGAAAATAA
- a CDS encoding capping complex subunit for YIEGIA — MNIGITDATLAIVTINKDMKSSNYPVFYAENEKELQDRALIISKTMGGMVHDVLHGTLIIVRH; from the coding sequence ATGAATATAGGAATAACTGATGCTACTTTAGCTATTGTAACTATAAATAAAGATATGAAATCTTCTAATTATCCAGTTTTTTATGCAGAAAATGAAAAAGAATTACAAGATAGGGCATTAATAATATCTAAAACTATGGGTGGAATGGTCCATGATGTATTACATGGAACCCTAATAATAGTAAGACATTAA
- a CDS encoding DUF512 domain-containing protein — MEVNVKNTNNIISKVYKNSIAEELGIEVGDLLISINDQPIHDIIEYRFLLSDEYLEVEIKKKNNEIYVYEIEKEYDDDLGIEFTNPIIDKAKSCRNKCVFCFIDQLPKGMRETLYFKDDDSRLSFLQGNFVTLTNMSEEDIDNIIKYRISPINISVHTTNPELRKTMIKNKFAGKLYEIMKRLADAQIQMNCQIVLCPGYNDKEELERTVSDLTKLYPYVNSAAAVPVGITKHRDHLPHLEIFNEKTASETIDLVNKLQEKYLKELGTRFIFLSDEFYMIANRQLLDYDEYEGFIQFENGVGMISKLEREIKDYLATNPKNSMDVKKKVSIATGHSAYNFICDMANCMMEKYPELDIKVHKIINNFFGDTITVSGLITATDIIDQLKNEDLGQTLYIPRSMLKADEEIFLDNITLEELQKIMNMEIVPCLNEGKDFVDKILK, encoded by the coding sequence ATGGAAGTAAATGTAAAAAATACAAACAATATAATAAGTAAAGTATATAAAAATAGTATTGCAGAAGAGTTAGGCATAGAAGTTGGAGACTTACTAATTTCTATAAATGATCAACCTATACATGACATAATAGAATATAGATTTTTATTAAGTGATGAGTACTTAGAAGTTGAAATAAAGAAGAAAAATAATGAAATATATGTATATGAAATAGAAAAAGAATATGATGATGATTTAGGAATTGAATTTACTAATCCTATAATCGATAAAGCTAAGAGTTGTAGAAATAAATGTGTATTTTGTTTTATAGATCAATTACCAAAAGGAATGAGAGAAACACTTTATTTTAAGGATGATGATTCAAGACTATCATTTTTACAAGGAAACTTTGTAACTCTTACAAATATGAGTGAAGAAGATATAGATAATATAATTAAGTATAGAATAAGTCCAATAAATATTTCTGTACATACAACTAATCCTGAACTTAGAAAAACTATGATTAAAAATAAGTTTGCAGGAAAATTGTATGAAATAATGAAGAGGTTAGCAGATGCGCAAATACAAATGAATTGCCAAATTGTATTATGTCCAGGATATAATGATAAAGAAGAGTTAGAAAGAACAGTTTCTGATTTGACAAAATTATACCCTTATGTAAATAGTGCAGCTGCAGTTCCAGTTGGAATTACTAAGCATAGGGACCATCTTCCACATTTAGAAATATTTAATGAAAAAACAGCTAGTGAAACTATAGATCTGGTTAACAAACTACAAGAAAAATACTTAAAAGAGTTAGGAACAAGATTTATATTTTTATCAGATGAGTTTTATATGATAGCAAATAGACAATTACTAGATTATGATGAATATGAAGGATTTATACAATTTGAAAATGGAGTAGGAATGATAAGTAAGTTGGAAAGAGAAATCAAAGATTACTTAGCTACAAATCCTAAAAATAGTATGGATGTTAAGAAAAAGGTATCTATAGCAACTGGACATTCTGCTTATAATTTCATTTGTGATATGGCAAATTGTATGATGGAAAAGTATCCAGAATTAGATATAAAAGTGCATAAAATAATAAATAATTTCTTTGGGGATACAATAACTGTATCTGGGCTAATAACAGCTACAGATATAATAGATCAACTTAAAAATGAAGATTTAGGACAAACTTTATATATACCAAGAAGTATGTTAAAAGCAGATGAAGAAATATTTTTAGACAATATCACATTAGAAGAATTACAAAAAATTATGAATATGGAAATAGTTCCTTGTTTAAATGAAGGAAAAGATTTTGTTGACAAGATATTGAAATAA
- the plsY gene encoding glycerol-3-phosphate 1-O-acyltransferase PlsY, with protein MSMINYLIIIIISYCVGSISTSYIIAKRMMGVDIRTQGSGNAGSTNVLRTLGKKAGALTFLGDLLKGVIAVLIAKLIAYIAHMDMTNAAYIAVVFVVIGHNWPVFLGFRGGKGVATSLGAMIAVNPIIALSCFAFFILIVYVTKYVSLGSVLSICTSPIIMLFLGNYKGLAVTLFLSISVIYKHKENIKRLIQGTERKIGEKK; from the coding sequence ATGAGTATGATAAATTACCTAATTATAATTATTATTTCATATTGTGTCGGAAGCATATCAACATCGTATATAATTGCTAAACGAATGATGGGTGTAGACATTAGAACACAAGGATCTGGTAATGCCGGGTCGACCAATGTATTAAGAACTTTAGGAAAGAAAGCAGGAGCACTAACTTTTCTAGGAGATTTATTAAAAGGTGTTATAGCTGTATTAATAGCAAAATTAATAGCTTATATAGCTCATATGGATATGACAAATGCTGCTTATATAGCTGTTGTATTTGTTGTAATCGGACATAACTGGCCTGTATTCCTAGGATTTAGAGGTGGAAAAGGGGTTGCAACGTCTTTAGGAGCTATGATTGCGGTTAATCCTATAATAGCACTAAGCTGTTTTGCATTCTTTATATTAATTGTATATGTTACTAAGTATGTTTCATTAGGTTCGGTACTTAGTATATGTACTTCTCCTATAATAATGCTTTTTTTAGGAAACTACAAAGGTTTAGCAGTTACTTTATTTTTATCTATATCAGTAATATATAAACATAAAGAAAACATAAAAAGGCTTATTCAGGGAACAGAAAGAAAGATAGGCGAGAAAAAATAA